A genomic stretch from Acidimicrobiales bacterium includes:
- a CDS encoding enoyl-CoA hydratase family protein, with product MSPLVTNVHPGGIAEVVMENPPVNALSVAGWFELAETVRRLGEDRSTTALVLRAEGRGFNAGVDIKEMQNTEGFEALVGANRGCYAAFAAVYECAVPVIAAVHGYCLGGGIGLVGNADIIVASEDATFGLPEVDRGALGAATHLARLVPQHKMRAMVYTSTVATAAELHHYGSVLKVVPRDQLRPVAFEVAEAIATKLPGVVRAAKESLNGIDPVDVKRSYRFEQGFTFELNLLGEGDKARDAFVEKGAAATGREGAS from the coding sequence GTCAACGCCCTGAGCGTGGCGGGCTGGTTCGAGCTGGCCGAGACGGTGCGCCGGCTCGGGGAGGACCGCTCCACCACCGCCCTCGTGCTGCGGGCCGAGGGGCGGGGGTTCAACGCCGGCGTGGACATCAAGGAGATGCAGAACACCGAGGGCTTCGAGGCCCTGGTCGGCGCCAACCGGGGGTGCTACGCGGCGTTCGCGGCCGTCTACGAATGCGCCGTACCCGTGATCGCCGCCGTGCACGGTTACTGCCTCGGGGGCGGCATCGGCCTGGTGGGCAACGCCGACATCATCGTGGCGTCCGAGGACGCCACCTTCGGGCTCCCCGAGGTCGACCGGGGCGCGCTGGGGGCGGCCACCCACCTGGCACGGCTGGTGCCCCAGCACAAGATGCGGGCCATGGTGTACACCTCGACCGTTGCCACCGCCGCCGAGCTGCACCACTACGGCTCGGTGCTGAAGGTCGTCCCCCGCGACCAGCTGCGCCCGGTGGCCTTCGAGGTGGCGGAGGCCATCGCCACCAAGCTCCCCGGTGTCGTCCGCGCCGCCAAGGAGTCGCTCAACGGCATCGACCCCGTCGACGTGAAGCGCTCGTACCGCTTCGAGCAGGGCTTCACCTTCGAGCTCAACCTGCTCGGGGAGGGGGACAAGGCGCGCGACGCCTTCGTCGAGAAGGGGGCGGCGGCCACCGGACGGGAAGGCGCCTCTTGA